A genomic region of Bactrocera dorsalis isolate Fly_Bdor chromosome 3, ASM2337382v1, whole genome shotgun sequence contains the following coding sequences:
- the LOC105226911 gene encoding glycerophosphocholine phosphodiesterase GPCPD1, which yields MLSKFLCTKMRCNKTYINCTNVFLNFCVCVNRSKRNVLVNLKRFQSTKTMSEDTAIVTFKVNLTGTRIAPYEVVGVMGNQEALGEWNVQLAPRLKRSADDYSEWTAVVELSLEKLLRYRYFIAAVDKATQIVQARRWEIQERAREIKLECKEVECVDRFGCICPNKLKVRKAWLNTGHVVLFKLFFNALEFKENLPIVPEEEIRLKLEPVNPELMLPILPSARAYAQYSNMLYGGSQMKEQPDLGVVYNNNTLMFQVMMVDKAMVGYLLKLNLSNESTGCVQLLGQMYIPPEALDTSEGLLTVSFASITNGMEVARLKLKYLVINAMPDWQVKLNTTFLQYWPRRWKGLDIGHRGIGRSSIADNPAPILENTLHSMQEAYKAGADMVEFDVMLTRDLVPIIYHDFDLIVCLTADSKPLTKAQLCTKSVKDFTYEELQHLVTYRIINERIVEYPAPCSVINSAERLFPTLSEFFTTTNRFLGCNMEVKWPQAYYAGGIESIQTIDKNQYVDAILSVVKDVSWGRLCCFSSFDADICIMLRFKQNIYPVFFTVSHNVPEFLDPRTHCLHPAVNTAQAFDLNGIAPAASILENHPDAVTLANRQKKWVMLWGDKLCDRNAIEWYKKQGVHGLIYDHIESLMPADKQNMFEKDERLQKLFKLQLSCGCR from the coding sequence ATGCTGTCAAAATTTCTTTGTACCAAAATGCGATGTAATAAAACTTACATAAATTGTACGAATGTGTTTCTAAATTTCTGTGTATGTGTCAATAGAAGTAAACGTAACGTTTTGGTTAATTTAAAACGATTCCAAAGTACCAAGACTATGTCGGAAGATACAGCGATTGTGACCTTTAAAGTGAATTTGACCGGCACACGCATTGCGCCCTACGAAGTAGTCGGCGTGATGGGCAATCAGGAGGCGCTTGGCGAATGGAATgtgcaattggcgccacgtttgAAACGCTCTGCCGATGACTATAGCGAGTGGACGGCGGTAGTTGAGCTTTCGCTGGAGAAACTCTTACGCTATCGTTATTTTATCGCCGCGGTGGACAAAGCCACACAGATTGTGCAAGCACGACGCTGGGAGATACAAGAGCGTGCGCGCGAAATCAAGCTCGAGTGCAAGGAAGTCGAATGCGTCGATCGCTTCGGTTGCATTTGTCCCAATAAACTGAAAGTGCGCAAAGCTTGGCTTAACACCGGACATGTAGTGCTCTTCAAGTTGTTCTTCAATGCGTTGGAGTTCAAAGAGAACTTACCCATAGTGCCGGAAGAAGAGATCAGACTCAAGCTCGAGCCTGTTAATCCGGAGTTAATGCTACCCATATTGCCGTCGGCGCGCGCATATGCGCAATACTCGAATATGCTTTATGGTGGCAGTCAAATGAAGGAGCAGCCCGATTTGGGTGTCGTCTACAATAATAATACATTGATGTTTCAAGTGATGATGGTGGACAAAGCGATGGTCGGCTATTTGCTAAAGTTGAATTTATCCAACGAATCCACGGGTTGCGTACAGTTGTTGGGTCAAATGTATATACCACCCGAGGCCTTAGATACTAGCGAGGGTCTGTTGACTGTCAGTTTCGCTAGTATCACTAATGGCATGGAAGTGGCAcgtttgaaattgaaatatttagttATCAACGCTATGCCGGATTGGCAGGTGAAGTTGAATACAACCTTCCTGCAGTATTGGCCGCGTCGCTGGAAGGGTCTTGACATCGGACACCGTGGTATCGGACGTAGCTCCATTGCCGACAATCCAGCGCCCATATTGGAGAACACGTTGCACTCAATGCAGGAGGCTTACAAGGCTGGCGCTGATATGGTCGAGTTCGATGTGATGTTGACTAGAGATTTGGTGCCCATCATCTATCACGACTTCGatttgattgtttgtttgactGCTGATAGCAAACCGCTTACCAAAGCGCAACTGTGCACGAAATCCGTCAAAGATTTCACCTACGAAGAGCTGCAGCATTTGGTCACTTATCGCATTATAAATGAGCGCATCGTAGAATATCCGGCGCCGTGTAGTGTTATCAATTCCGCAGAGCGTTTATTTCCAACTTTGTCGGAGTTTTTCACCACCACAAATCGTTTTCTCGGCTGTAACATGGAAGTGAAGTGGCCGCAAGCTTATTATGCCGGCGGTATAGAGAGCATACAGACTATCGATAAAAATCAGTATGTAGACGCTATATTGAGCGTGGTAAAGGACGTAAGTTGGGGTCGCTTGTGCTGCTTTAGCTCCTTCGATGCGGATATTTGTATTATGTTGCGTTTCAAACAGAATATTTATCCCGTCTTCTTTACGGTTTCGCACAATGTGCCGGAATTTTTAGATCCACGCACGCACTGCCTACATCCGGCGGTTAATACCGCACAGGCTTTCGACTTGAATGGCATTGCGCCGGCTGCGAGTATTCTTGAAAACCACCCGGACGCTGTGACGCTGGCCAATCGTCAAAAGAAGTGGGTTATGCTGTGGGGTGACAAGCTGTGCGATCGCAACGCCATCGAGTGGTACAAGAAGCAGGGTGTGCATGGTTTGATCTACGATCATATAGAGTCGCTCATGCCCGCCGATAAGCAAAATATGTTCGAAAAGGATGAACGTTTGCAGAAGCTTTTCAAATTACAGCTGAGCTGCGGTTGTCGTTGA